The following are from one region of the Hemiscyllium ocellatum isolate sHemOce1 chromosome 26, sHemOce1.pat.X.cur, whole genome shotgun sequence genome:
- the cfap276 gene encoding cilia- and flagella-associated protein 276 has translation MPETRDPFPFPRYENDDDFRGQKKDTQVPQYLKPTHLAQQQDPWNRLSAAVTVASANKGIFLYNPKAPKDSLDLHLSSVYNHSGDFLKHKNEVLLQKITCDPQRGCWLGMDDQLPEDIFRRKMAKDSVQKDICGCAPEEPDTRANYLCERPPPKQWMSPEKLPIHSIRGTIRSQHTAATNRGYSRKFDGGFYMN, from the exons ATGCCAGAAACGCGAGACCCATTCCCTTTTCCCAGATATGAAAATGATGATGATTTCAGAGGTCAGAAAAAGGACACGCAG GTTCCTCAGTATCTCAAACCAACTCATTTAGCACAACAGCAAGATCCATGGAATCGACTCAGTGCAGCAGTGACCGTGGCAAGTGCAAACAAAGGAATTTTTCTCTATAATCCCAAG GCACCGAAAGACAGTCTGGATCTCCATCTTAGTTCTGTTTATAATCATTCAGGGGATTTTTTGAAACATAAGAATGAGGTACTTCTGCAAAAAATAACCTGTGATCCtcagag GGGGTGTTGGCTTGGCATGGATGACCAACTTCCAGAAGATATTTTTCGTCGGAAAATGGCAAAGGATTCAGTGCAGAAAGATATTTGTGGCTGCGCACCTGAGGAGCCAGACACCAGAGCTAACTATTTATGTGAAAGACCTCCACCGAAACAATGGATGTCACCAGAAAAATTACCCATTCATAGCATTCGTGGAACAATAA GAAGCCAACACACAGCTGCTACCAACCGAGGATATTCTAGAAAATTTGATGGTGGCTTCTATATGAACTAA